The Archangium primigenium genomic interval TTGTCGACGATGAACGAGTACTGGCGGAACTTCTCGCGGGCCTGATCCAACTTCTCAGTGATGAGCGGCCCCTTGATGACGTCATTGGCGTTCACGAGAGCGCCCCCTCGATGGTCTTGATGGCCGCAGAAGTGACCACCAGGTGCTTGTGGCGCAGGACGGACTCGAGGTTGAGACCCTCGGGCGGCAGCACGTCAAACTTCGCCAGGTTGCGCACGCTGCGGTGCAGGTTGATGTTGTCCTTGGCGTCGATGACCAACGCGCCGGCCAGCTTCAGCCGCTTGGTCAGGGCATCGAACGCCTGCTTGCTCTTCGGAGCATCCAGCTTGAAGCCGTCCAGGATGATCAGGGTCTTCTCGCGAGCGCGCAGCGACAGGACCGCCTTGAGCGCACCCCGGCGGACCTTCTTGGGCGGCCGGTAGAAGTAGTCCCGAGGCTTGGGACCCATCGCCTTGCCACCACCCACCCAGTGGGAGGCGCGGATGGAACCCTG includes:
- the rplD gene encoding 50S ribosomal protein L4, producing MAKFDVVDLDMKKVSELELSDEVFGAEPNAHLFYEVAKMQQVNRRRGTVAVKNTSLVSGGGKKPWKQKGTGRARQGSIRASHWVGGGKAMGPKPRDYFYRPPKKVRRGALKAVLSLRAREKTLIILDGFKLDAPKSKQAFDALTKRLKLAGALVIDAKDNINLHRSVRNLAKFDVLPPEGLNLESVLRHKHLVVTSAAIKTIEGALS